A DNA window from Actinomadura coerulea contains the following coding sequences:
- a CDS encoding sugar phosphate isomerase/epimerase family protein → MTRPVTLFTGQWADLPFEEVCRLASGWGYEGLEIACWGDHFEVDKALADDGYVPRKLETLAEHGLKVWAISNHLVGQAVCDDPDERHRAILPERIWGDGEPEGVRRRAAAEIMDTARAAARLGVDTVVGFTGSSIWHTVAMFPPTPESMVERGYADFAERWNPILDVFDEVGVRFAHEVHPSEIAYDYWTTVRTLEAIGHRPAFGLNFDPSHFVWQELDPVGFLLDFRDRIYHVDCKDTKVRTGDGRRGRLSSHLPWGDLRRGWDFISTGRGDVPWEDVFRALNAIGYAGPISVEWEDAGMDRLQGAPEALEFVRALNIMEPPTTSFDSAFT, encoded by the coding sequence ATGACACGACCGGTCACGCTGTTCACGGGCCAGTGGGCGGACCTGCCGTTCGAGGAGGTCTGCCGGCTGGCGTCCGGCTGGGGCTACGAGGGCCTGGAGATCGCCTGCTGGGGCGACCACTTCGAGGTCGACAAGGCCCTCGCCGACGACGGCTACGTCCCGCGCAAGCTGGAGACGCTCGCCGAGCACGGCCTCAAGGTGTGGGCGATCTCCAACCACCTCGTCGGGCAGGCCGTCTGCGACGACCCCGACGAGCGGCACCGGGCGATCCTGCCCGAGCGGATCTGGGGCGACGGGGAGCCCGAGGGCGTCCGGCGCCGCGCCGCCGCCGAGATCATGGACACCGCCCGGGCCGCCGCGCGCCTCGGCGTCGACACGGTGGTCGGGTTCACCGGCTCCTCGATCTGGCACACCGTCGCGATGTTCCCGCCCACCCCCGAATCGATGGTGGAGCGCGGCTACGCCGACTTCGCCGAGCGCTGGAACCCGATCCTGGACGTGTTCGACGAGGTCGGCGTCCGGTTCGCGCACGAGGTGCACCCGAGCGAGATCGCCTACGACTACTGGACGACCGTCCGGACGCTGGAGGCGATCGGGCACCGCCCCGCGTTCGGGCTGAACTTCGACCCGTCCCACTTCGTATGGCAGGAGCTAGACCCGGTCGGCTTCCTGCTCGACTTCCGCGACCGGATCTACCACGTCGACTGCAAGGACACGAAGGTCCGCACGGGCGACGGCCGCCGCGGGCGCCTGTCGTCCCACCTGCCGTGGGGCGACCTGCGGCGCGGCTGGGACTTCATCTCCACCGGCCGCGGCGACGTCCCGTGGGAGGACGTCTTCCGCGCCCTCAACGCGATCGGCTACGCCGGCCCGATCTCCGTCGAATGGGAGGACGCCGGAATGGACCGCCTCCAGGGCGCCCCCGAGGCCCTGGAATTCGTCCGCGCTCTCAACATCATGGAACCCCCCACGACGTCGTTCGACTCGGCGTTCACATAG
- a CDS encoding ABC transporter substrate-binding protein: MRDQSPRPTRRGVLFGGAVVAAGSLAAACTSNSEKDDPSPAAQAGSLAGDNDKPGKQVTIGFSAPAADHGWIAAIAKNAEGQAKKYKDVTFKPVEPTNDINQQISAVESLIRAKVDVLVILPNDGEQLNQVARKAMDAGIPVVNLDRVFPDKLSYRTWVGGDNYGMGVSAGHYIGKKLKAKNASNPVILEIQGIATLPLTQDRSKGFADALKSYGFTVTAKQDAKFTVESGNQVASNLLQAHKKIDALWNHDDDQGVGVLAAIKQSGRKEFFMVGGAGSANAMREIKTGGGVLEATVTYPPTMAASAIKLGRLIAQGKGMADLVELQVPQSITLASETVSKDNVDTYMPLGFES; the protein is encoded by the coding sequence ATGCGTGATCAGAGCCCCCGTCCCACCCGCAGAGGCGTCCTGTTCGGCGGCGCCGTCGTCGCGGCGGGCAGCCTCGCCGCGGCCTGCACGAGCAACAGCGAGAAGGACGACCCGAGCCCGGCGGCGCAGGCCGGTTCGCTCGCCGGCGACAACGACAAGCCGGGAAAGCAGGTCACCATCGGGTTCTCCGCGCCCGCCGCGGACCACGGCTGGATCGCGGCGATCGCCAAGAACGCCGAGGGGCAGGCCAAGAAGTACAAGGACGTGACGTTCAAGCCGGTCGAGCCGACCAACGACATCAACCAGCAGATCTCCGCCGTCGAGTCGCTGATCCGCGCGAAGGTCGACGTCCTGGTGATCCTGCCCAACGACGGCGAGCAGCTGAACCAGGTCGCCCGCAAGGCGATGGACGCCGGCATCCCGGTCGTCAACCTCGACCGCGTCTTCCCCGACAAGCTGTCGTACCGGACGTGGGTCGGCGGCGACAACTACGGCATGGGCGTCTCCGCCGGCCACTACATCGGCAAGAAGCTGAAGGCCAAGAACGCCTCGAACCCTGTGATCCTGGAGATCCAGGGCATCGCGACGCTGCCGCTGACGCAGGACCGCAGCAAGGGCTTCGCGGACGCGCTGAAGTCCTACGGCTTCACCGTCACCGCGAAGCAGGACGCCAAGTTCACCGTGGAGTCCGGCAACCAGGTCGCCTCCAACCTGCTGCAGGCGCACAAGAAGATCGACGCGTTGTGGAACCACGACGACGACCAGGGCGTCGGCGTGCTCGCCGCGATCAAGCAGTCCGGCCGCAAGGAGTTCTTCATGGTCGGTGGCGCGGGCTCGGCCAACGCGATGCGCGAGATCAAGACCGGCGGCGGCGTGCTGGAGGCCACCGTCACCTACCCGCCCACGATGGCCGCGTCCGCGATCAAGCTGGGCCGGCTCATCGCGCAGGGCAAGGGCATGGCCGACCTGGTCGAGCTCCAGGTGCCCCAGTCGATCACGCTGGCCTCCGAGACGGTGTCCAAGGACAACGTCGACACCTACATGCCGCTCGGCTTCGAGTCCTGA
- a CDS encoding cupin domain-containing protein: MLLLTSLDAWRAQPGPRFVLEEAGAVWAPDDEPGLLSLADQESTGGPLVAVTLDPAPGAVPARGVIDRTTASRVRYLRRGPDGRHVAALDRPATAEALDLLPHPEGGWYRETWRSDAAFTPDGYPGERAAATAIYFLLPPGEESIWHVVRSAELWLWHSGGPLTLLLGGDGDRPSPEPEPVTLGADVAGGQVPQALVPPGAWQAARPAGNEEVLVSCVVSPGFDFADFRALP; this comes from the coding sequence GTGCTGCTGCTCACGTCGCTCGACGCATGGCGGGCCCAGCCCGGTCCCCGTTTCGTCCTGGAGGAGGCCGGGGCCGTGTGGGCGCCCGACGACGAGCCCGGGCTGCTGTCCCTCGCCGACCAGGAGTCCACCGGCGGCCCGCTCGTCGCCGTCACCCTGGACCCCGCCCCCGGCGCCGTCCCGGCGCGCGGCGTCATCGACCGCACGACCGCGTCCCGCGTCCGCTACCTGCGGCGCGGCCCCGACGGCCGGCACGTCGCGGCCCTGGACCGGCCGGCGACCGCCGAGGCGCTGGACCTGCTGCCGCATCCCGAGGGCGGCTGGTACCGCGAGACATGGCGGTCGGACGCGGCGTTCACACCGGACGGCTACCCGGGCGAGCGGGCCGCCGCCACCGCCATCTACTTCCTGCTGCCGCCCGGCGAGGAGTCGATCTGGCACGTCGTCCGGTCGGCGGAGCTGTGGCTGTGGCATTCCGGCGGCCCGCTGACGCTGCTCCTCGGCGGGGACGGCGACCGCCCGTCCCCGGAACCCGAGCCCGTCACGCTGGGCGCGGACGTCGCGGGCGGCCAGGTGCCGCAGGCCCTCGTCCCGCCCGGCGCCTGGCAGGCCGCCCGCCCGGCCGGGAACGAGGAGGTCCTGGTCAGCTGCGTCGTCTCCCCGGGCTTCGACTTCGCGGACTTCCGCGCCCTCCCCTGA
- a CDS encoding sugar ABC transporter ATP-binding protein, whose protein sequence is MGPPEPEPLLRMRGIVKQFPGVRALDGVDLDVRPGEVHCLLGQNGAGKSTLIKVLAGAHQPDQGEIVFGGEPVRLAGPTAAMRAGIATIYQELDLVDGLSVAENIFLGHEKARFGFTRRGEAERAARELLGRLGHGEIPPRREVGRLPAAGKQVVSMARALSHDARLIVMDEPSAALAHDEVANLFRIIREVTAAGVAVVYISHRLEEIREIGDRVTVLKDGRSVAGGLPARGTSTDEIVSLMTGRDVEYVFPPRPEPEDGRPEVLRVEELALPGAFEDVSLTVHAGEIVGLAGLVGSGRSEILETVYGARRPARGRVLVDGRPVRPGDTGAAVRRGMGMAPEERKSQALLLNETVAANVSVASLPRYASFGWLSRRRELADVRRQIESLDIRPPDPRRPVVTLSGGNQQKVVLARWLLGSAGLRLLILDEPTRGVDVGARAELYAVIRELAGRGIGVLLVSSEVPEVLGLADRVLVVREGRVVHTGDARDLDEAAVLNMIMEGSAL, encoded by the coding sequence ATGGGCCCGCCCGAACCCGAACCGCTGCTGCGGATGCGCGGCATCGTCAAGCAGTTCCCCGGCGTCCGCGCCCTGGACGGCGTCGACCTCGACGTCCGCCCCGGCGAGGTGCACTGCCTGCTCGGCCAGAACGGCGCCGGCAAGTCCACGCTCATCAAGGTGCTCGCCGGCGCGCACCAGCCCGACCAGGGCGAGATCGTGTTCGGCGGGGAGCCGGTGCGGCTCGCCGGGCCCACCGCCGCCATGCGCGCCGGGATCGCCACGATCTACCAGGAACTGGACCTGGTGGACGGCCTGTCGGTCGCCGAGAACATCTTCCTCGGGCACGAGAAGGCTCGTTTCGGCTTCACCCGCCGCGGCGAGGCCGAGCGGGCGGCGCGGGAGCTGCTCGGGCGGCTCGGGCACGGGGAGATACCCCCGCGCCGCGAGGTCGGGCGGCTGCCGGCGGCGGGCAAGCAGGTCGTCAGCATGGCCCGCGCCCTGTCGCACGACGCCCGCCTCATCGTGATGGACGAGCCGTCCGCCGCGCTCGCCCACGACGAGGTCGCCAACCTCTTCCGCATCATCCGGGAGGTGACCGCCGCCGGCGTCGCGGTCGTCTACATCTCGCACCGGCTGGAGGAGATCCGCGAGATCGGCGACCGGGTCACCGTCCTCAAGGACGGCCGGTCGGTCGCGGGCGGGCTGCCCGCGCGGGGCACCTCCACCGACGAGATCGTGTCGCTGATGACCGGCCGGGACGTGGAGTACGTGTTCCCCCCGCGGCCCGAGCCCGAGGACGGCCGCCCCGAGGTGCTCCGGGTCGAGGAGCTCGCGCTGCCCGGCGCGTTCGAGGACGTGTCGCTCACCGTCCACGCGGGCGAGATCGTCGGGCTCGCCGGGCTGGTCGGGTCCGGGCGCTCGGAGATCCTGGAGACCGTCTACGGGGCCCGGCGCCCCGCGCGGGGACGGGTGCTCGTGGACGGCCGCCCGGTCCGCCCCGGCGACACGGGCGCGGCGGTGCGGCGCGGCATGGGCATGGCGCCCGAGGAGCGCAAGAGCCAGGCGCTGCTGCTGAACGAGACCGTCGCCGCGAACGTCAGCGTCGCCTCGCTGCCGCGCTATGCCTCGTTCGGCTGGCTCAGCCGCCGCCGCGAGCTCGCCGACGTGCGGCGCCAGATCGAGTCGCTGGACATCCGGCCGCCCGACCCGCGCCGCCCGGTCGTGACGCTGTCGGGCGGCAACCAGCAGAAGGTCGTGCTGGCCCGCTGGCTGCTCGGCTCGGCCGGGCTGCGGCTGCTGATCCTCGACGAGCCCACCCGCGGCGTGGACGTCGGCGCCCGCGCCGAGCTGTACGCCGTGATCCGCGAGCTGGCCGGGCGCGGGATCGGGGTGCTGCTGGTGTCCAGCGAGGTGCCCGAGGTGCTCGGGCTCGCCGACCGCGTCCTCGTCGTCCGGGAGGGGCGCGTCGTGCACACCGGCGACGCCCGCGACCTCGACGAGGCCGCCGTGCTCAACATGATCATGGAGGGGAGTGCCCTGTGA
- a CDS encoding ABC transporter permease produces the protein MTGTFHSGGSAPRTEKNTGERGGALARPAGGSGKPRLPFGRGGAAGSREVHHLGLVAALVLLAVVGLVTEPGNFATSGNVVGILALAATIGVITVGQTFVIIGGGIDLSVGSVMALASVWATTVATQSYGPAVMALCAVLVGTGAGVLTGLLISYGRLVPFIATLAMLVAARGLAQRMSDRRTQLVRPENDAIEALSTTKVLGLPLVVYIFAAVAAAGWLVLNRTTFGRRTFAVGGNPEAARLAGIDVRRHTLTLYALSGFCCGVAALIIMARTTTGSSTHGDLYELDAIAAVIIGGTLLTGGRGTIAGSILGVLVFTLITNLFILNGLQTSDQLIAKGAIIVIAVLLQRRGLRSPT, from the coding sequence GTGACCGGCACCTTTCACTCCGGAGGGTCGGCCCCCCGGACCGAGAAGAACACGGGCGAGCGCGGCGGGGCGCTCGCCCGCCCCGCCGGCGGGAGCGGGAAGCCGCGGCTGCCGTTCGGGCGGGGCGGCGCCGCGGGGAGCCGCGAGGTCCACCACCTCGGGCTCGTCGCCGCGCTGGTGCTGCTGGCGGTCGTCGGCCTGGTGACCGAGCCCGGCAACTTCGCGACGTCGGGCAACGTCGTCGGCATCCTCGCGCTCGCCGCCACCATCGGCGTGATCACCGTCGGCCAGACGTTCGTCATCATCGGCGGCGGGATCGACCTGTCCGTCGGGTCGGTCATGGCGCTGGCGTCGGTGTGGGCGACGACGGTGGCGACGCAGTCCTACGGCCCGGCGGTGATGGCGCTGTGCGCGGTCCTCGTCGGCACCGGCGCGGGCGTCCTCACCGGGCTGCTGATCTCCTACGGGCGGCTGGTCCCGTTCATCGCCACCCTCGCGATGCTCGTCGCGGCGCGCGGGCTGGCGCAGCGGATGTCGGACCGCAGGACCCAGCTCGTCCGGCCGGAGAACGACGCGATCGAGGCGCTGTCCACCACCAAGGTGCTCGGGCTCCCGCTCGTCGTGTACATCTTCGCCGCGGTCGCCGCCGCCGGATGGCTGGTGCTCAACCGCACCACGTTCGGCCGCCGGACGTTCGCGGTCGGCGGCAACCCCGAGGCGGCGCGCCTGGCCGGCATCGACGTCCGCCGGCACACCCTGACGCTGTACGCGCTGTCCGGTTTCTGCTGCGGCGTCGCCGCGCTCATCATCATGGCCCGCACCACCACCGGCTCCAGCACCCACGGCGACCTGTACGAGCTGGACGCGATCGCCGCCGTCATCATCGGCGGGACGCTGCTCACCGGCGGGCGCGGCACCATAGCCGGGTCGATCCTCGGCGTGCTGGTGTTCACGCTCATCACCAACCTGTTCATCCTGAACGGCCTGCAGACCAGCGACCAGCTGATCGCCAAGGGCGCGATCATCGTGATCGCCGTGCTGCTGCAGCGCCGCGGGCTCCGCTCGCCCACCTGA
- a CDS encoding DUF1707 SHOCT-like domain-containing protein — protein sequence MSVEQDRAAPAVRASDRDREEMLVRLHTAFAEGRLSEAELDERIDLALAARTYDDLGALAADLPAGRAAHEEAGRAPAGRFQVAYKGSVARAGRWRLPERFATVVYKGTGLLDLREADLDGEVTTLWVLAYKSTVQIVVPPGVRVEADGVGVSAEVHGAPRAGAPVLRVKGYAYKGEIEAKDRISRA from the coding sequence ATGAGCGTCGAGCAAGACAGGGCCGCGCCCGCCGTGCGCGCCTCGGACCGCGACCGCGAGGAGATGCTCGTCCGGCTCCACACCGCCTTCGCCGAGGGGCGGCTGAGCGAAGCCGAGCTGGACGAGCGCATCGACCTGGCCCTGGCCGCGCGCACCTACGACGACCTGGGCGCGCTGGCCGCCGACCTGCCGGCCGGGCGGGCCGCCCACGAGGAGGCCGGGAGGGCGCCCGCCGGCCGGTTCCAGGTCGCCTACAAGGGGTCGGTGGCGAGGGCCGGGCGCTGGCGGCTGCCCGAGCGGTTCGCGACCGTCGTCTACAAGGGGACGGGCCTGCTCGACCTCCGCGAGGCCGACCTGGACGGGGAGGTCACGACCCTGTGGGTGCTCGCCTACAAGTCGACCGTGCAGATCGTCGTGCCGCCCGGAGTGCGCGTGGAGGCGGACGGCGTGGGCGTGTCCGCCGAGGTGCACGGCGCCCCTCGGGCCGGGGCGCCGGTCCTGCGCGTCAAGGGCTACGCCTACAAGGGAGAGATCGAAGCGAAAGATCGGATATCTCGGGCGTGA
- a CDS encoding Uma2 family endonuclease has translation MGGTVGRAHGPYTLYDLDALPEEGRRYELADGWLNELPGDLWHDHAAEQLKTVLKEAARQADADVHVAGAPQDVTTPAGVRKPDVFVVARDVARAALERQTRTYYGPDLILVAEVITPRTVNEQTDRVRKVDEYAATGIPHYWLVDLEPRPALTLLELRDGRYELVGKARSGETLTLDHPYPITFDPARLSEMD, from the coding sequence ATGGGCGGCACGGTCGGCCGTGCGCACGGTCCGTACACGCTGTACGACCTGGACGCGCTCCCCGAGGAGGGCCGCCGCTACGAACTGGCCGACGGCTGGCTCAACGAGCTGCCCGGCGACCTGTGGCACGACCACGCGGCCGAACAGCTCAAGACCGTCCTGAAGGAGGCGGCCCGGCAGGCGGACGCCGACGTGCACGTCGCCGGAGCGCCTCAGGACGTCACGACCCCGGCGGGCGTCCGCAAGCCGGACGTCTTCGTCGTCGCCCGCGACGTGGCCCGCGCCGCGCTCGAACGCCAGACCCGCACCTACTACGGCCCCGACCTCATCCTGGTCGCCGAGGTCATCACGCCGCGCACGGTCAACGAGCAGACCGACCGCGTCCGCAAGGTGGACGAGTACGCCGCGACCGGCATACCGCATTACTGGCTCGTCGACCTGGAACCGCGTCCCGCCCTCACCCTGCTGGAACTCCGCGACGGCCGCTACGAACTCGTCGGCAAGGCGCGCTCCGGGGAGACCCTCACCCTGGACCACCCGTACCCGATCACCTTCGACCCGGCCCGCCTCTCCGAAATGGACTGA
- a CDS encoding GTP-binding protein, with product MESVRSDAAAQQGDSALTVKILVAGGFGVGKTTLVSAVSEIRPLRTEEALTEKSIGIDDTTAVASKTTTTVAMDFGRITLPNGLVLFVFGTPGQDRFWFMWDELAKGALGAVVLVDTRRLADCFASVDYFERRGVPFIIGVNRFDGAGQHSADQVRDALDLAPEIPVISCDVRDREDAKRVLISLVEHIMRTMSTGRQTVSY from the coding sequence ATGGAATCCGTGCGCTCTGACGCGGCCGCCCAGCAGGGCGACTCGGCGCTGACGGTAAAGATCCTCGTCGCCGGCGGTTTCGGCGTCGGCAAGACCACCCTGGTCAGCGCGGTCAGTGAGATCCGCCCGCTGCGCACCGAGGAGGCGCTGACCGAGAAGAGCATCGGGATCGACGACACCACCGCCGTCGCGTCCAAGACCACCACGACCGTGGCGATGGACTTCGGGCGCATCACCCTGCCCAACGGCCTGGTGCTGTTCGTGTTCGGTACCCCCGGTCAGGACCGCTTCTGGTTCATGTGGGACGAACTGGCCAAGGGCGCGCTCGGGGCCGTCGTCCTCGTCGACACCCGCCGCCTCGCCGACTGCTTCGCCTCGGTCGACTACTTCGAACGCCGCGGCGTCCCGTTCATCATCGGGGTCAACCGCTTCGACGGCGCCGGGCAGCACTCGGCCGACCAGGTCCGCGACGCCCTCGACCTGGCCCCCGAGATCCCCGTGATCTCCTGCGACGTCCGCGACCGCGAGGACGCCAAGCGCGTCCTCATCAGCCTCGTCGAACACATCATGCGAACCATGAGCACGGGACGACAGACTGTGTCTTATTAG
- a CDS encoding ROK family transcriptional regulator: MRMSARPQNVHQARLLRLLRDEGPRSRAELGDVVRLSRSKLAVELDRLVELGLVEGAGLAASRGGRRSGIVRLSPRLRFVAFDIGATSIDVAVTDGELEVLGHVSERCDVRQGATVVLERALDLLGKLRDEGLIPQVHGAGIGVPGPVSFRDGMPVVPPIMPGWDRFPVRDAIGQELGCPVLVDNDVNLMALGELHAGLARSVDDFLLVKIGTGIGCGIVVDGAIYRGVSGSAGDIGHIRVDDDGPTCACGNAGCLEAFFGGAALARDAEAAARSGRSPALAALLETHGALTAEHVGEAAAAGDPSAVQIIREGGRHVGQVLAGLVSFFNPGLVIIAGGVAGLGHALLAEIRSVVYRRSAPLATGNLPIVLSELAGAAGVVGGARLISDHVFSAS; this comes from the coding sequence ATGCGCATGTCGGCTCGCCCGCAGAACGTGCACCAGGCACGCCTGCTGCGGCTGCTGCGTGACGAGGGGCCGCGCTCGCGCGCCGAGCTGGGCGACGTCGTCCGGCTGTCGCGGTCCAAGCTGGCGGTCGAGCTGGACCGGCTGGTCGAGCTCGGCCTCGTGGAGGGCGCCGGGCTGGCGGCCTCCCGGGGCGGGCGGCGGTCGGGGATCGTCCGGCTCTCGCCGCGGCTGCGGTTCGTCGCCTTCGACATCGGGGCGACCTCGATCGACGTGGCGGTGACCGACGGAGAGCTGGAGGTCCTCGGGCACGTCAGCGAGCGGTGCGACGTCCGGCAGGGCGCGACCGTGGTGCTGGAGCGGGCGCTGGACCTGCTCGGCAAGCTGCGCGACGAGGGCCTGATCCCGCAGGTGCACGGGGCGGGCATCGGGGTGCCGGGGCCGGTCAGCTTCCGCGACGGCATGCCGGTCGTCCCGCCGATCATGCCCGGCTGGGACCGGTTCCCGGTGCGGGACGCGATCGGCCAGGAGCTCGGCTGCCCGGTGCTCGTCGACAACGACGTGAACCTCATGGCCCTCGGCGAGCTGCACGCCGGACTCGCCCGGTCGGTGGACGACTTCCTGCTCGTGAAGATCGGCACCGGGATCGGCTGCGGCATCGTCGTGGACGGCGCCATCTACCGCGGCGTGTCCGGCAGCGCGGGGGACATCGGCCACATCCGGGTCGACGACGACGGCCCGACCTGCGCCTGCGGCAACGCCGGGTGCCTGGAGGCGTTCTTCGGCGGCGCGGCGCTCGCGCGGGACGCCGAGGCGGCGGCGCGGTCCGGCCGCTCGCCCGCGCTCGCGGCCCTGCTGGAGACCCACGGGGCGCTGACGGCCGAGCACGTCGGCGAGGCGGCCGCCGCGGGCGACCCGAGCGCGGTGCAGATCATCCGGGAGGGCGGCCGGCACGTCGGCCAGGTCCTCGCCGGGCTCGTCAGCTTCTTCAACCCCGGCCTCGTCATCATCGCCGGCGGCGTCGCGGGTCTCGGCCACGCGCTGCTCGCCGAGATCCGCAGCGTCGTGTACCGGCGGTCCGCGCCGCTCGCGACCGGCAACCTCCCGATCGTGCTGTCCGAGCTCGCCGGCGCCGCCGGCGTGGTCGGCGGCGCCCGGCTCATCAGCGACCACGTCTTCTCCGCGTCCTGA
- a CDS encoding Gfo/Idh/MocA family protein, translating into MTTVGVGMVGHAFMGRAHSQAWRSVGPFFGPPLTPVMTALAGRSAERARAAADALGWASVETDWKELLRRDDVQLVDICTPGDSHAEIAVAALDAGKHVLCEKPLANSVAEAEAMAAAADRARERGVRSMVGFNYRRVPAVTLARRLVDEGRIGAIRHIRAQYLQDWLADPEAPFTWRMDRDRAGTGALGDIGAHIIDTAQFITGQNLVGVSALLDTFVPERPVPGGGTAPVTVDDAALFVGRTDGGALASFEATRFATGRKNALRIEVSGSSGALAFDLESLNELWFHDRAEDGATAGFRRIVVTEPVHPYADRWWPPGHLLGYEHTFTHQAADLLTAIADGTDPRPSFADGLQVQRVLAAIAGSAEARCWVDVEGSAS; encoded by the coding sequence ATGACGACCGTCGGAGTCGGGATGGTCGGGCACGCGTTCATGGGACGCGCCCACTCCCAGGCGTGGCGCAGCGTGGGGCCGTTCTTCGGGCCGCCGCTGACGCCCGTCATGACCGCCCTGGCGGGACGTTCCGCCGAGCGCGCCCGCGCCGCCGCCGACGCGCTCGGCTGGGCGTCGGTGGAGACCGACTGGAAGGAGCTGCTCCGCCGCGACGACGTCCAGCTCGTCGACATCTGCACGCCGGGCGACAGCCACGCCGAGATCGCGGTCGCCGCTCTCGACGCGGGCAAGCATGTGCTGTGCGAGAAGCCGCTCGCCAACTCCGTCGCGGAGGCCGAGGCGATGGCCGCCGCCGCGGACCGGGCGCGCGAGCGCGGCGTCCGGTCGATGGTCGGGTTCAACTACCGGCGCGTCCCCGCCGTCACCCTGGCCCGCAGGCTGGTGGACGAGGGGCGCATCGGCGCGATCCGCCACATCCGGGCCCAGTACCTCCAGGACTGGCTGGCCGACCCGGAGGCGCCGTTCACCTGGCGGATGGACCGCGACCGGGCCGGGACGGGCGCGCTCGGCGACATCGGCGCGCACATCATCGACACCGCGCAGTTCATCACCGGGCAGAACCTCGTCGGGGTGTCGGCGCTGCTGGACACGTTCGTCCCGGAACGCCCCGTCCCCGGCGGCGGGACGGCGCCGGTCACCGTGGACGACGCGGCCCTGTTCGTCGGGCGCACCGACGGCGGCGCGCTCGCCTCGTTCGAGGCCACGCGGTTCGCCACCGGCCGCAAGAACGCGCTGCGGATCGAGGTCAGCGGCTCCTCCGGCGCCCTGGCGTTCGACCTGGAGTCGCTGAACGAACTGTGGTTCCACGACCGCGCGGAGGACGGCGCGACCGCCGGCTTCCGCCGGATCGTCGTCACCGAGCCCGTCCACCCGTACGCGGACCGGTGGTGGCCGCCCGGCCACCTCCTCGGCTACGAGCACACGTTCACCCACCAGGCCGCCGACCTGCTCACCGCGATCGCGGACGGCACCGACCCGCGCCCGTCGTTCGCCGACGGCCTCCAGGTGCAGCGCGTCCTCGCCGCGATCGCCGGCAGCGCGGAGGCCCGGTGCTGGGTCGACGTCGAAGGGAGCGCATCATGA
- a CDS encoding DUF742 domain-containing protein — MGGTAWYDDAAGPVVRPYALTRGRTHYDGVEFDLVALIVAADPPEPAEDAHALPATPWAPEPEHDMILELCRTPLSVAEIASDLELPLGVVRVLLGDLLDHSLIQVRRPAPVAQFPSERVLKEVIDGIRAL; from the coding sequence GTGGGCGGCACGGCCTGGTACGACGACGCGGCGGGCCCCGTCGTGCGCCCGTACGCGCTCACCCGAGGCCGCACGCACTACGACGGCGTCGAGTTCGACCTGGTCGCGCTGATCGTCGCGGCCGACCCGCCCGAGCCCGCGGAGGACGCCCACGCACTCCCGGCGACCCCATGGGCGCCGGAGCCCGAACATGACATGATCCTGGAGCTTTGCCGCACCCCGTTGTCGGTCGCCGAGATAGCGTCGGATCTGGAACTTCCCCTCGGGGTCGTCCGTGTCCTGCTCGGCGACCTGCTCGACCACTCGCTGATACAGGTCCGGCGCCCCGCGCCGGTGGCGCAGTTCCCCAGCGAGCGCGTACTCAAGGAAGTGATCGATGGAATCCGTGCGCTCTGA